CGGCCTCGAGCCCGCGGCCGTGGTCGGGATCGATGTGGATGTGGTTGTCGAGCACCGGGCTCTCGAACTCGCTCATGACTCGAGGTGCGGGCGCGAGCGGTGAAAACGCACCGACTTTCAACTGAAACCGATCTGGAGCCTGAGCGCACCTCGTCCGTGCGGGCTCCACATGGTGGACAGCCCTCCGGTTGCAACTGCTGGTAGTTTTGCAACGGCTGCGTCAACAGCGCCCACTGCCGAATCGGCAGCAGGTAGCTACCTCATGTCTGTGGTAGTAGCTAACATTGCGCTTGGTGACGACGGTTCACACGTATTGCCGAGCTATACCCGTTCTCCAAACGAGAGAAGGAGGACTGAAACCATGGCAACAGCACCTACAGACGTTGACGCGGAGATAGAACTGTTCGAGGGGGCGCTTCGAGGCAACCTCCTCCACGCCGGCGACCCCGAATTCGACGACGCGCGCGCCGTCTACAACGCGATGATCGATTCGCACCCGCGGCTGATCGCCCGGTGTGCAAACGTCGCGGACGTGATCGAAGCCGTAACGTTCGGGTGCGAACACAGTCTCGAGACGGCGATCTGCAGCGGTGGTCACAACGGTGCCGGTCTGGGAACCGTCGACGACGGCCTGGTCATCGACCTGTCGCCCATGACCGGCATCCGCGTCGATCCCGAGGCGAAGACCGTCCACGTCGAACCCGGCTGCACCTGGGGTGACGTCGATCACGCCACGCACGCCTTCGGCCTGGCGACGGTCAGCGGGGTCATCTCGACGACCGGCGTCGGCGGGCTGACCCTCGGCGGCGGGCACGGCTATCTGAGCCGCAAACACGGGCTCACCATCGACAACCTGGTGAGCGCCGACGTCGTCCTGGCTAATGGACAGCTCGTCCACGCGAGCGCGGACGAGAATCCGGACCTGTTCTGGGCCCTGCGCGGCGGCGGCGGGAACTTCGGCGTCGTCACCTCGTTCGAGTTTCAGTTACACCCGGTCGAGACGGTCGTCGCCGGACCGCTGTTCTGGCCGATCGACGAACTCGAGACCACGATGCGCTGGTACCGCGAGTGGCTGCCGGAAGCACCCGAGGACGTCTACGCGTTCTACGCGATCCACGAAATCCCGGGTGATCCGTTCCCCGAGGATATCCACGGCGAGAAGGTCTGCGGGCTGCTGTGGTGCTGTCTGGGATCGGAAGCCGAGGCCGACGACGTGATCCAATCGGCTCGAGACGTCGCCGACCCGCTGTTCGAACACGTCGAGCCGATGCCGTATCCGGCCCTCCAGAGCCTGTTCGACGACCTGTACCCGTCGGACGAACAGTGGTACTGGAAGGGCGATTTCGTCCGCGAACTGTCCGACGAGGCCATCGCCGAACACGAGCGCTTCGCCGAGGTTCCGACGGCCAAATCGACGATGCACCTCTACCCCATCGACGGCGCCGCCCAGCGCGTGGATGCGGACGAAACCGCCTGGGCGCATCGTGACGCGACCTGGTCGATGGTCATCGCCGGCGTGGACCCCGATCCCGCCAACGAGGACCTGATCACGAGCTGGGCCGAGGACTACTGGGAGGCAGTCCACCCCCACACGGCCGGCGGCTCGTACGTCAACTTCATGATGGAAGAAGGCGAGGACCGTATCCGTGCCACCTACGCCGATAACTACGAACGACTGCGGAAAATCAAAGCGAAGTACGACCCGGATAACTTCTTCCACGTGAACCAGAACATCGAACCCGAACCATGAAGCGCCTCGAACACGGTACCGACCCACCGCTCTCGGAACGATCACGACCGCTCCCAGCCGTGTTCGAGAACGACCACGGACCGTCGGTCCCCGTTGACGACGTGATTGCGGCCTTTCGAGCGGGTAGTCCGGTGTTGATTCACGACGCCTCGGACCGGGAGGGCGAGACGGATCTCGTCTATCCGGCACGAGCCGTCACGCCCGCCATCGTCACCCGGCTGCGCAACGACGCCGGCGGCCTCATCTGCGTGGCCGTCGCTGACCGCGTGGCCCGACACTGGAGACTGCCGTTCCTCCACGAGACGCTCGACCACCCCGCGACGGCGAATCACGACCTCGAGTACGACGAGCGCTCGTCGTTCTCGCTCACGGTGAACCACCGTGACACCCACACGGGCGTCACCGACGAAGACCGTGCGCGCACCATCGCCACCATCGGGACAGCCGCCGCAGCCCCGGAGACGCTCGAGTTCGCCAAAACGTTCCGAACACCCGGCCACGTCCACCTGCTGCGTGCAGCCCCCGACCTGCTGGCCGACCGGCAGGGACACACGGAACTCGGAGTGGCGCTGGCGGTGGCGGCGGAGCTGCCGCCGGCTGTGGTCGTCTGTGAGATGCTCGACGACGAGACGGGACGGGCACGCTCGCCAGCCTCCGCGAAGACGTACGCGGACCAGAACGGTGTCCACTACGTGGAGGGGGCACGTCTCGTCGACCGGTTCGGATGATCGGTCGCCGTGGCGAGCAGCAACGATCTACGCGCCCAAAACGCACAGGTCAGTATCGTAGTACTGATTAGGCAACGTATGACCTTCTACGACCGGGACGGCGAACTCGAATCGCTAGAAACAGCGTACACGTCGCCCGGTCACGCCTGCTAGCTCGAAAAGTGGATTCGTCAACGACCTCGCCGACGACCTCACCGACGACTGGGTACTGCTTGACCTTGACGCCCTCGAACAGATTTTCACGTGGCGAATCGCTGGACTGCACCGACTTCAACCGGGAGACCTGGGAAGCTGAAGCGGGAACTGGCGGACGGTTCGTGTCCAAGAGTTCCCGCTTCACTGGGTCGTGGTGAATCGCCATACGGCGTCAGGTTATAGTTTTCCGCTGATCAGTTTACGGTGAACATCACGAAAATGTGGCGGGGAGAAGTGCTCCGTCAGGGATTCGAACCCTGGTCATTGCCGTGAGAGGGCAATATGATTGGCCGGACTACACCAACGGAGCGCGTTCGTCTCGTTGTCCGCACTCTAAGGTTGCGTGGAACGATGTTTAAGGGTTACGTTTCGACGCTTGCGTGCCCGCAAATGACACGGCCGAGCCGACAGCTTAGCGCTCGAACGGGGAACGGGCCGCCTCGGGTTCGTGACCGTCGAGGCTGATGATGTTCTCGCGGCCGACGCGAAGCTTGCTAATGGTTTCGTCTTCTTCCATGTCCGAGAGGAGCATACTGACCTTGGATTTCGACCAGCCGGTTTCGTCGAC
This portion of the Natronobeatus ordinarius genome encodes:
- the ribB gene encoding 3,4-dihydroxy-2-butanone-4-phosphate synthase: MKRLEHGTDPPLSERSRPLPAVFENDHGPSVPVDDVIAAFRAGSPVLIHDASDREGETDLVYPARAVTPAIVTRLRNDAGGLICVAVADRVARHWRLPFLHETLDHPATANHDLEYDERSSFSLTVNHRDTHTGVTDEDRARTIATIGTAAAAPETLEFAKTFRTPGHVHLLRAAPDLLADRQGHTELGVALAVAAELPPAVVVCEMLDDETGRARSPASAKTYADQNGVHYVEGARLVDRFG
- a CDS encoding FAD-binding oxidoreductase, whose protein sequence is MATAPTDVDAEIELFEGALRGNLLHAGDPEFDDARAVYNAMIDSHPRLIARCANVADVIEAVTFGCEHSLETAICSGGHNGAGLGTVDDGLVIDLSPMTGIRVDPEAKTVHVEPGCTWGDVDHATHAFGLATVSGVISTTGVGGLTLGGGHGYLSRKHGLTIDNLVSADVVLANGQLVHASADENPDLFWALRGGGGNFGVVTSFEFQLHPVETVVAGPLFWPIDELETTMRWYREWLPEAPEDVYAFYAIHEIPGDPFPEDIHGEKVCGLLWCCLGSEAEADDVIQSARDVADPLFEHVEPMPYPALQSLFDDLYPSDEQWYWKGDFVRELSDEAIAEHERFAEVPTAKSTMHLYPIDGAAQRVDADETAWAHRDATWSMVIAGVDPDPANEDLITSWAEDYWEAVHPHTAGGSYVNFMMEEGEDRIRATYADNYERLRKIKAKYDPDNFFHVNQNIEPEP